A window of Daucus carota subsp. sativus chromosome 2, DH1 v3.0, whole genome shotgun sequence genomic DNA:
AGGCATTTGCATCAGAGGTAGATGTTTGTGGAGAATTGATCCATGTACTTGATACAGGGCTCTGAGAGGGCCACAAGGGAGTATTTCCAACGAAATTCCTTGTACCAGGAACCTGATAGGACTCCAATGGAGTAAGTGGATAATGATAATCGACAGGCCCCCCTCTTGGCATGCCACTAGACTGCAAACCATCATAAGGGGTAGACACATTCCATAAGGGCGAGGATAAAGGTATAATAGGAGTGGCAGATGGTGCTGGCATACTCTTGCTGCTAGCTCGACCAGAAGGTGAAGGGAGAACTTTATTTCGAAGAGTACTGTGTTTATCCAGTTGACCAGAAGCCTTCAAACCTGCATTTTTAATTCCAGATATACAATGAGCCAATGGCCAAACCAGTTATAGGCCAAACCATTTATACAGGATCACACTTAAgcagtgttgtgaaaagcgcgCCTAGGCGCTCGCCTAGGCGCAAAGCGAAGCAAAGCGCACCCTTAGCGCCTCATATATGTCGAGGCGAAGCAACTTCAATGAAGCGCACGCTTTTAGCCTTGAAGCAAAAAGCGCGCTTAAGCACGAAGCGGTAGAAAAGCGCGCTTTAGCGAAGCTAAGCGCATAATAAGTTATTTAATGTTATTGGGCCACTTTTAAGGCCCAAAAGTACTaacccataacaaaaaaaataaaaattgggaCACTTTTAAAGCCTAAAAGTACTAACCCATAAcacaaaaaaagaattttagaCCCAAATAAAAAGGCTATATCAGGCTCTCAGCTTTCATCTTCTCCGATGATGATGGACTAAATTGGTCAATAGTTGAAAAAGCTTCAGGTGCTAGAGAGCGAGCCTGCATATAACTCCAGGTCGCAATCAAAATCAGCCTCTAAGTCTAATAGGGTTCAAAATAACCCCAATCCTTCAAGTTCAAATTAGAGCAAAGGTAAGAGGCCTCGACGTTTATTAGAGGAGGAGGAGGGGACCTGCTTTTCTtaggattgaattttaatatttaattttaggatTGTTTTTCCCTCTAAAAGtatcatttaatatattataaaggataaattaagttatttttggcttaaagtgtgatttaatatattatcaagtataaataatgttataaacctatatacatatatcctaaataataaataaaaaaatttgtaaaacatgCGCCTAGCTTCAAAGAAGCGCGCGCCTCGCTTTTGCGCTTTGCGCCTAGGCTCCAGAGAGTTTTTCGCCTTGGTGCGCTTAATGCTTTCGATAACACTGCACTTAAGATGCAAGGACGTAAACCTGACTGTATAGGGGTTTCCATATTGCTGGCATGAGATTTATGAGATATAACCCTTTCAACACAGGCGCGCCACGTCGGTCCCCAAACATTCCCACCATCTTCTAAGAAAGAGATATAACATACATTAATTACAAGCTTGTTACAAGCTTGCATAATAATATAAAGATTAAAGGAGCAATAGCAATATATACTAACCAGATTGACCAAAAGCGGAGATCATGCATGCTTCATCAGGTGCAGACTCTTGTCTGCAGAGAACCGTAATTTAGGGGGCCAATAATATACATAAGAACTTCAAACTCTAGGCAATtaataaacaagaaaaataatctGGGAGCTAATACTTCATTTTGTTTGACACATGTTGTCAGATATTCAAAATACTGTCTATAGTGACAGTATATTCACTATGCATATTTGTGTTAATTAGGCCCACACTGCCTACTGCCTTTCTCAATAATACTTTAAACAAACATCCCTGTGTCATTGAGTCTATTAGGTCAAAGTGTCAACCATTCTTTTCAAATATACGACAGTAAATAAGTGATGTACCCAAGTGTATGGCCCATGTCAGAGTATCACAGGAGACTAGCCTGTTCTAGACAAAGCATTATATCCTGCTTTGATGCATGTATATTATTaagtcaaataattattattttctaatgCGAGTATCTAAATCCTACCAAAAACTTCAGAAGCAATCCCGCTCAAAATTGCACCTCAATCGTATCAttgatatattcaatttatatgtGGAAAATCATGTATTGTACTAATACATCTAGTTAATAAAGAGAATAACTCACATTAGAGACCCATAAACAAATATCTGTGCTCGTAATTGCACTTGCTGAAGATCTGTAAAAGGCTGCTGGAAATATGCAGCTGAAGGAACCGATGTATTTAAATCCAGAAGATTGGATGTGGGTATAGGAAGAAAGGCCAATGGTTTTGTTCCACTTCTTGCAACATCACTACAGGGCTTTAAGTCTTTAAACTGTACAGACTGCCCTGTCCTGGGAGTATGAATGGACACTGGCGATTTATCCACTTTATCTAATTGACTTCCAGATGTAACTTCCTTCACACTGTTTCCTTTCTTGGCACTTCTTACCGTTGCCTTGCTAGAAGCTCGCCTAGTTTTACGCTCAGGAGTTACTTTAACACCTGCATGTGCCTTCCCTTCTGTGACCAGAGGTGCCTGAGGAGTCTTATGAGAAACCTCCGGCACCATCTGGGTGCTCTTAGGTGTCACAGGAGATTCCTTCAAATCCTGCAATAGTTGTTCATTATATAGGAcatattatcaaaatataacaGAAACGCATTTGACGAAATGCAACTCCTCAGCAACGAGCTTTAAGTTCAAACTGGGAAAGGAGCAATATGTGTTTTATCTACCTGGATGCTGGGAAATGATAGGAAAGACCCACTTTCTTTCCCTTCATATGGAGCACTGGATGGACAGACATCGAAGGTAAAGCTACTCGGTTCTCTGGTGGCTTCAATTTCTAGATGCAAGGGAACAGACATAGTTGTTCCATCAGCATTGGCAGACTCAATATGCTGAGAACTGTCATTTGTTGTCTCTTTGATATCTATACTGTCACAAGCATGTGTGGTAGGACAGGCAAGAGCAACAGAAGCTTGAAGGCCATCTAATGAATCAGTTGTGCACACATTAATCAGATGGCAATGacaataaattaataacaaagacaatattaacaacaataacaataataataactgTAACAACATTAATTAtaagtaaataataattattattattataacaataacaacaataacactaatattaataataacaataacaaataacaacaacaacaacaacaacaacaataataataataacaacaacaataataataataacatacaaCCATAAAATATGACCACTAAAAACTAAGTAGTAGGGACAGCAGTGTCTCAGCCAAACCAATATACGATTAGTAAGATTTTCCTCCAAGAAAACTCATATTTACACCAAGTCATGAAGTGATATTAAAAGACCCACAAAAGACAATTGTAacctaatatttaaattttagaaaaacaaaTACAGTCGCAGACATGCCTTTGGTGCTAGGTGCAATCGGTTCAGTAATCTGAGTCTCAGATGCCACAATAACTTCATGATCATTTCTTCTCTGATACAAACAGGGTTCCGCTACAGAAACCAGCACAGCTTCTGTGAGATGAGCAATTATGTTTGTTTAATTTTGTACTGCATACTAAACTATTTATCATGCTAAGTGTACTGCACAATAAcataaaattgatattttaggCTCAAGTATAACAAGGAAATGTAGAAAAAGACAACCGGCTGGTAAAACAAACTGCAACAAGTAAGCAAGTCACCTGGGGATTCTACCAATGCCACTTTAGCATTTATCTCCTTTGGTATATCATTATTGTTATCGCTTTCTGCTGCTGCAGTGGCATCAGTAGGTTTCGTAGTCGAAGCGACTGAAACAGAACACAGTTCCAGCTTCTCAGAGCATTCTTTACCAGCTTCAGTTGCTTCTTGGTCACTCTGGCTAGCTGCATCACATTTATTAACACAGCTGAGCAGCCTTCTCATGCTGTAATTATAGTGTGAATTAGAGAAAGGTACCTTTACTATATTCATTCACTGGCTTTAGTCCAGTCGCCGATTCTAAAGATTTGTTCAGACACGAAAAGTCTTTGTCTCCACGGGCTTCAGTATCTGCCGCAGAGGTTCTATCATCGTCCACAGAATTTACCCCAACTTCAGATGAAGCCTGCTCAATGAAATTAACTTCTTCAGCTGCAAAAAAACAACTCTAATAAGCGTGTTGCGATAGCATAAATTTGGAGTATTCGCATCGTACTAAACAACATGAATAAATTAGGCAACTGAAGTAACCAATTTTAGTAGCTGATGTTAAGCTATTAGTGTTCAGTTCTCGAGAATTCTAAGTAAAGACCAATTTCATGATACAAAGTTACAAACCTTGTTCTTTGGTGCCAATAAATTCTAACACGGGAGGTTTAATAACATTTACTTCGCTACATTCATCAGAATGCAATAAACCAACAACTTTGGATTCAACAACCTCCGCAGAGTTAATTTCTTTATCTTTCAGCTTTACTGATTCGCCAGGTGCAAGAGGTGATTTACAACCTTCACCTATATAACTTTTATTCGAAGGCTGTTCCATAAGCAATGAAGATGAAGAGCATGTACTCGTCAAACTAGAAAGACCTCCAATAGGAGCTTCACCACTTCTAACATCCTGTTTACCAGCCTCATGACCTACAGACGCCACTGATAAAACATTTGTATCGCTTTGATGGTTATTTTCAATAAACTTATCCTTCACCTTGGAATCCATCTCCATCTCTGGACGAGATAAAGTTTCAACCTTATTATTGCAGATGTCAATGTTCTGGCTCTCCGAGCAAGCCACTTGATTGCCAAGACACTTACTATGTTCAACAGAACCTGTCTCAAGCTCTGGAGTAGCAGAAAGAACAGGTTCCGCATCTTTAGCCTCAACCACCTTATCATTGGAACTCCTATCACCTTGAGAGACTGAAGGACAGTACTCACGCAGAGGTTCAGGATTTTCAGAACAAACCACAGCTTTTAAATGCTTAGAAATATCTATGGAGGCAATATCATTACTAGATTCTTTACACACATAAATGTGACTGTCCACCTTGCTAGGTGATTCTGAAGGCTCCTCTGAAGTGGTGATGTAAAACTCCTCTTTCTTCTCTATCAGAGGCTCCACCCTTGTATCAACACAGTGAGGATATTTTACCCTGTCGGCAGAAGTTTCTCCTGTGTTTCCACTTACTGTTTCATCAACCACAGCGGACTCTTTGCTCTGAACTTTATGCTCCACCACTCCTTCCGAGTTGTCTACAAGCATGGCATCTACAGATTCAGTAAAAACAACAGTAGCTTGATCACTTTTCTCTTGATTGTTCATTTCTCCAGACTTCAGAATAACAGTTTGTGAAACAGAGCTCGCATTCTCTATGTTTACCATCTCTAAATGTAACCTCGAGACAGAAGGAGATTCCTTGGGATTGTCAGCTGGTGATTGATTGATTGAATTTTCAACTTCCATATTATCAGCATCATCACATTTACTATCAGGTTCAATGTTCTCCTCATTTACAACCACACCAACAGGATCATCTCTTTGAGCTTCTGAAGTACTTACAACACTAGAATGATCAGCCACAGCACTATCTACCTGCCCATCCGTAACAATGTCTAGTGGTAATGCAGGTTGTAGGAGGACATTCTCCTCCACTTTATCATTTTGATTTAATATAGGCTCCATTTCCTTTGTTAACTTACCCAGTTCATTGACAGCATATGATTCCTCTATAACAGCTTCTTCAAGGACACCTTCTTCCTGTCCGACTGCTTTTAATAACATTTCAACGGATTCAGAAGATGTTGCCTCAAACCAAACATTACGCCTTGAAATGGAACAGGATTCTGTTGCACTAGAAGTAAATTCAATTCCACTACTAACCCGAGAAATATCCTCAATCCACTGATTTTCTTCCTGAGTTGAAATTCCAAGGAAAACTTCGTTCTCAACCAAACTATCAAATCCTAGATGAGTTTGGAGgttatcatcaaaatcaaatttcGGAAGATCATAAGGACGCAAAACTGGATGCGGAGTGGAGCTCTTTTCACCACTTAACCTATGATAATGGTCTTGAAAGGCATCATTGTCATAATCCATCGGTGAATgcctaaaaaatattaatgtcaGCCAAAAACTAAAAAACTTGTTTCCACACGATTAAGTCAACGCAATTGCTAAACTTGCTCCCACCAAAAGatagaaaatatgaaaattccTTCTCTTTAACGGGAAGGGAAAATGGTTCTTACAGTGTAGACTCATGAATCGGCCCTTATATACATCATCATCATATATATTCAGAATTAATACGTATTTCAcatacggtttttctagtgtgtgcccatgggcacatgttaagcgcggaattttataagtttgagagattttgattgtcTCTTACATCTTAATAATGGTGAaccccccctgcaaatacaacgaccacaccaatcaaaatctcccaaacatatcaaattccacggttagcatgtgcccatgggcacacactagacaaacccttttaCATATCCAAATAAGTCAAATTCCTCCTACTTCAGATTTAGACAACGTTTAGTTAAGTCAGTCTCAGCTGAGTTGAGTGCCTttaatatcataatttattaCAAACTAACATCTTACGTCTCATAACAAATCTACAAGAATCGATAAATATATAACAAGTATCGACACGTAAATTAAAAGCAGcatttaatattcaaataaacTCTCAGAACAGTCAAACAAACTTGAATCCACTTCCACTCACTCGCAACATAAATCAATAACCCTCCGCAAATATGTCCTCATCGATAGTGAAACACACTCAATTAGCTAACCACAAACAGTTTCTATACAAAGTAATAGCAAATAAATACCTAACAATTGGGCACAAGTCGAAACTAATTAACGAGTTTTTCGACGAATCGAAAAGAGAAAACGGATAGTACCATAACAAGTAAGTGTAGAGACGCTACCTCCCTCCATATAGATACACAATCAAAACCTGTGCGCTGATCAATCGCCTCGCTGCTTCATAGCCCTAGGGTTTCAGCTCCGTTACTAATTGTACACTAACTCAGCGATAAAAACGACGTCGGTTAACAGATGAGATTAATAATACTCGGCGAGATGTGTGTAGAGAGAGATTTGTGTGTGAGTTGTTGCAGAGAGAGGAAGAATATGTAAGTGATGAGAGTGACAAGAAGTTATCGACGATTAGggatttgtttgaattttgatgcAATTGATGAATTGACCTGGTTGGGTCAATGCCTCAATGGTATATAACCGTGATATTTCAGTTTTTGGTGATGGGGAAAATTGATgaaattaatttagttttaagTAGATCGTCTTTTTGTGTTGATGAACgattttttttccccaaaatgataaactttattttttatacactttttgatattataaaaaaattattggagCATTCTTTTTAcgattctttttatattttaaattatatatttatttctatacttgtttttttctttttcaaaaaacatatattcgagttctataataaattaatcaaaacataaaaaattaaaaggaattacaaaaaattattcattCACCAAAAACGTaccatttaatttaaaaacatcTTTAATCAGCGGTCATAATTCAGACCACAGCtaatataaacaaatttcaCACTGAAAACTTTCATattggaaaataaataaaattttattataatataaattataaaaaaagtgctgaggtatataaatattcaaatattgctttatttatttctcaaaaGTAAATGGCAAAGATTTGTGTGAGTTTGCGGGTTTACCCGATACGCATAGCAGATGCGGATTActaagtcaaaaaaaaaaatgtctagtaagagcatctccaaccatctaaagcccttggctaaaaagtgagttggcatacttaaaataaaaagatttagccaacagcttcaaaaactcaactccaactacgatcagctgttgtctataaatttagccaacctcctgtggatggctaaatttgtcgaacctctacaggtctgtaagaaaatctgtaggaagattgtacatcatttattaccatattgaactgatatattctattttaacaatttaaaatattaataacatactatttttaaattatagccaatcaatatagccagtaccactgaagcaaaatgtcttacaggttcaacaaattttacataatgtcttgcaggtctaatttagccaacgattatagccaacgccgttggagatgctctaatgtaACCACGCCaagaatataaaaatcaacaacCAAAACAAGAAATGGATTATacatgaatataaataaaaaaataaaagattgaaCCATGAATAAAAAGAGCAATAAGAGGGCGTATTggattatgattttaaataatttttttcattttgtgaAATTCGAAGATATTCAATTGTATTatttgaaattcattaaaattttgagatatttaattgggattttaaaatgCTGCAAAATATGGTGGTATTCAtaattcaattgagattgtttaaaatccattaaaatctgatgatattcaaatgctgatgattttttttgaatttcataaaatgataatttttgtgatttttttaaatatattttaaattttttagaaattcCATCAATATCGAtaagattttgaagtattatgCTGAAATACTAAATAATCTATATCCAACATTCTATCAataatccgcacaaaatcaaaatcgcaTGCAATTCATTAAAATGCATAGATTAAAAACAACCCATCAAATCTAAATCGAATACATCCCTAAATCTCTCAAGGTTGTCTACCGCCAAAACCTCTAAATTAATAGTGTATTTTAAGTCTCGagaagtatttaaaaattttcGATTCCAAGTGTATTTATCAGCCAGACTATCTGAGACTGTAAGCAACACCTGTTTCGCGTTCAGTCATTTAATCCTGTAAGCCAACTAAAATTCTGATATTTTCAAGCATGAGAAAAAAAATGGCATTCACCATTTTATTACTGAGGAAAGTATATTACTTTAGCCGCACCATCAAACTCACAAGGTTTTCATACTGAAGCAGAACTAATATAAGCAAACAGTTTGATCTCTAAATATTTACTTGCTGTATTTCACCATTTCAATAAGTTAGGACTACAAATTCCAGAATATGTTAAGTTCGCtgcaatatttattttacaccCACCATGGCTTCTCAGTTAAATTTCTAGAGAACATGTATCGGAACTTTGAACTATAAGGTAGCCAGTTGGTACACTGAGATGCTTTCTTATTGTCTGAATGCACGATGCATTTGTGTATGGAATCATGGAGCTTCTTGTCTACACTGTTAGCCACAGATTGGAGAAGATCTTCTGGGGAGATAGAAGCTTCCTTGGCATATCTTTCGAGTACCTTAGGCAAGAACACTTTCTTAGACTTTTTGACAATTATGTTGGCTTGAAGAAATTCCTTTTTGGCCATATCCAGTTCTTCTTTAATATTTGATGCTGTGTAGACTTTGAgctatatgaaaataaaatgatgttagAACAAATAATGTATCTTGTGCAGTGGATACGGCCTTTTATGTTTATAATCAGGTGAAGTTGTGACCGAAAGTAAGAGGAATGGCAGAGTTACCACAGGATCGGAAATAGATCCAGTGCACAGAGCAAAGCAAACAAGTGGCTGTGGAATTTGTAGTCCATATTTTGATTTAATACGCTGTCTTTCGTCCCCAGATCTTTTCCTGAATGCTGTTGACAGTATAGTCTCGATCCACTGTAATGTAAGAAATTGTTGGCAAATTAATAATTGCTTTTTATGTTTAACAATCGGCTTGACAACAATCTAACAGGCATACAACTGCTATTCAGAGAGACTCTAAATGTACTGTGATTTGATAATAATGAGGCAGTACCCGTCCAACTCGGGGTGTATTAAAGCAAAAAATTGATTGTTCTATGGCAGTTGCACTAATGATGTGTCCACCAATGTTGTAAGCAGCCTGCACTATACAGAGAAAAACCGGCCATTTATTGTCAGATGAATATAAAATCAGGAAAATTTTATGACAGATTGGAAAGCATGCCCTCCAGTATAAGTTGAATCaggtataatattttaagagtACTTTTGTATAATTTGAATAAAGAATCATGCTACCTTGTAAAACAAGGCTAACCGCCTGATAGAGCTGCGAGGTATTCCATAAGCTAGATATGCCTAGACGAACATATATAGACACGTCAATGCTGGTCACAGAAGTAGAGACatggaaataatttttgttgCAGATTCATAAACTTACGTGCATAATCAAAGAATTATAGATGTTGATCCAGAATGCAGTCTTAGCATTTATATCCATCGAACCTAAATTAAGCTTTTCAAGTTGTTCTACTAGTACTCTGTAAGGGAATGAGTAAAGTACGTGTATTAGCACAATGATCAGGTATAAAGCTAATACGTGATTACATTGGCAACTATAACCTGTTATCATTTTCTTCCATTTCATGATTTGTCTTAATGTGGAACACACCTGTAACTATTGAGGGCATGTGAGGCTCGAGAGAAATTGTTTTTGTCAGTGGATATCCAAGAAATTTCAACCATGGATGTGCTGAACCGCTCCTTCTCCTGACCAATTCCATTTTTGGGATTTATGACATTAGCTGGTGACCTTGATGAAACAGGTGACTGATATTTTTCAGGATTTGTAGATTCTGAGCTACGGAGCCAGCAGTATACTGCAGCCATACACTTGACCATTTCTTCTGATAATTTGCTTGGACACTGATGGAGATGTTCCTTAAGAGTTCGGAGCATAGAAGTTTTTTCTGAACCTGATAGCTGGTCTGAGGCCTATATTTTGGAAAGCAATATCAGGCATAATTAAACAACTTGTTAGGACTTAAAAGGGTGAGGTTCCATGATAAAATGAATGTTTTTCAGGCATTTATATCAAAAAGATTTCAATATGTggaaatttacaaaaaattatgCCTACTCTGCCATGTCTTGGACTTCCGTGCTGAAAGTGGGTGTTTGATCTACCAGCATATAGTGAATCTTGTCTTGTCGTAGAATGCATGGAATTTCTTTTTGCTGAGCCATTTATATTAGCTAGAGCCTGGAAAGGCCGGAAGGGGAAACTTTTTGATGAACAAAAAGCACTTGAAATTATACTTGGATGCTTTTTGGACTCATTCTTTGAATGAGCAGGAGAAGCTATGCATGAACTTTGCTCCGAAGTTGACCTGCTGACACATTGTTCAAATATGGTCCTGTATAGAGAAAGAACATGCTGTTCGCGGTTTGCAACCTCTTCTTCCAGTGATTCGATTTCACTTATCAACTCCTTTGTCTGAAATGAATCATAACAGGGTAGTAATAAATACCAAACCAACAAATAAGTGCATGCCTGCACACAAATAcattttaattctaaatatgGACTACCTGAGCAGCAACGTGCCTATGTCCAGGTGATAAGGTACTGGAAGCTCGACCCATTGCCCTCTCAAGCACCATCCTCATAGATCTCTCTTGTTGCAACCGGGACTGTAGTTGCTCAATCTGTAGATTTTGATGCCATTTGTGTGAAATGCATACATGTAACACGGAATGGGATCAATAGATAACTCCTAGACTTACATCTTTTTCCAAAGAGTCCCTATGTTTTGATGCTGCGCTGATGCTGCTACTATTGGGGCTTTCATGAAGAGGACTCCGAGGACTGACATTATTTTTAGAGGGCCTCAGATCCTGTCAGGTACgtaaatactaaataagaaattCATTTGGCTTTACATCTTTATTCAGCATCTTGTTGAAAGGTTACTTCTCCCTCAGGGATTAGATTA
This region includes:
- the LOC108208756 gene encoding uncharacterized protein LOC108208756 isoform X4 gives rise to the protein MDYDNDAFQDHYHRLSGEKSSTPHPVLRPYDLPKFDFDDNLQTHLGFDSLVENEVFLGISTQEENQWIEDISRVSSGIEFTSSATESCSISRRNVWFEATSSESVEMLLKAVGQEEGVLEEAVIEESYAVNELGKLTKEMEPILNQNDKVEENVLLQPALPLDIVTDGQVDSAVADHSSVVSTSEAQRDDPVGVVVNEENIEPDSKCDDADNMEVENSINQSPADNPKESPSVSRLHLEMVNIENASSVSQTVILKSGEMNNQEKSDQATVVFTESVDAMLVDNSEGVVEHKVQSKESAVVDETVSGNTGETSADRVKYPHCVDTRVEPLIEKKEEFYITTSEEPSESPSKVDSHIYVCKESSNDIASIDISKHLKAVVCSENPEPLREYCPSVSQGDRSSNDKVVEAKDAEPVLSATPELETGSVEHSKCLGNQVACSESQNIDICNNKVETLSRPEMEMDSKVKDKFIENNHQSDTNVLSVASVGHEAGKQDVRSGEAPIGGLSSLTSTCSSSSLLMEQPSNKSYIGEGCKSPLAPGESVKLKDKEINSAEVVESKVVGLLHSDECSEVNVIKPPVLEFIGTKEQAEEVNFIEQASSEVGVNSVDDDRTSAADTEARGDKDFSCLNKSLESATGLKPVNEYSKASQSDQEATEAGKECSEKLELCSVSVASTTKPTDATAAAESDNNNDIPKEINAKVALVESPAEPCLYQRRNDHEVIVASETQITEPIAPSTKDGLQASVALACPTTHACDSIDIKETTNDSSQHIESANADGTTMSVPLHLEIEATREPSSFTFDVCPSSAPYEGKESGSFLSFPSIQDLKESPVTPKSTQMVPEVSHKTPQAPLVTEGKAHAGVKVTPERKTRRASSKATVRSAKKGNSVKEVTSGSQLDKVDKSPVSIHTPRTGQSVQFKDLKPCSDVARSGTKPLAFLPIPTSNLLDLNTSVPSAAYFQQPFTDLQQVQLRAQIFVYGSLIQESAPDEACMISAFGQSEDGGNVWGPTWRACVERVISHKSHASNMETPIQSGLKASGQLDKHSTLRNKVLPSPSGRASSKSMPAPSATPIIPLSSPLWNVSTPYDGLQSSGMPRGGPVDYHYPLTPLESYQVPGTRNFVGNTPLWPSQSPVSSTWINSPQTSTSDANACISLLPSTEPVKQTPSKDLSVPSFPGMNIALLQPVPQDSSGTAVLPRTSLPDMSKVAAIPRTADSMPKKSKKVLTSEGSGHIPPLVFNQGVSVWPPGVNSQFSPAPEIVSQKLLLPQCRTESVQTAAVSSLFSTSVAVTADRSKPASSPSNFPAAVSSVYRGDQPNRMDQNLEKSIIPKEASSTVEEAKRYAETAAAHAANAVSHYHDIWSQLAKQKDPGVIDDVEAKLASSAVAITAATSVARAAAAAAMIASNVAVQAKLMADEVALSSAVVDTTGNTSLSDATSSAVLKRGDGSVGPSSIIAVAREAAKRRVEVASAASKHAENLDAIVKAAELAAEAVSQAGKILSVGGPLPLSELKKLAPVGSERSADVHIVDCDQPKAFSIELFNFSTEEPKGGPSSAESKKTGKVPSQKKELPKAQRGCRASELAKTTGVVPEAEAVLRSNLATSDDACANAVGPSIENGMKEGCLVEVFKDGGVFKSAWYSATILELKDGKALLCYTDLQAEDGTGQLKEWVPLQGDYTSMPTVRIAHPTTAIKSDGTSRKRKASVMDCSWLVGDRVDVWMHDCWREGVVKEKSQNDETTLTIDIPALGDTSIARAWHLRRTLTWLDGKWTEWSSPRQHSPSQENLPQEKRVRLGSPIEAKGKEKISKGVDFVESRIHEESRLLPISENEKEFDIGKNTVHENRQGSRRTLRTGLQKEGPRVVFGVPKPGKKRKFMDVSKHFDSDQSRKNMTTDDSVKLARYMAPQVRGSRGWKNSAKIDLKEKQVAGDKAKVLKSGKPPIASGRTQRRKDNYLASTKSSRAAMVTDKTSDEAISSEENDTSHDNLMEFGSVSDSQDTSEGQTLVAPKKGSSSNARIERHNKGNSVSSGGRMGKKNELQEKLVSEFGEPRRSNRTIQPTSRLLEGLQSSLSITKIPFSSSKSHRSQSRSKF